The Polynucleobacter necessarius genome has a window encoding:
- the ppx gene encoding exopolyphosphatase produces the protein MAVNKDISGNNPRDLVAAVDLGSNSFRMLVAQVVKTPSGTQLRPIDTLRESVRLAAGLTDNKLLGNDAYQRGLTAIRRFGERIRGFDPSKVRAVATNTLRVAKNAPSFIRDAEEALGFPIEVIAGVEEARLIYIGAAHEVSAVQGNRLVVDIGGGSTEFIIGKGYEPKLMESLYIGCVSHSLRFFPKGNIDAHAFKEAELAARREIQVISGAYLKSGWKQVIGSSGTARALADLIAENNFNGHQSEGLTMGRVNGANGLITRDGLRSMKKHLLKYDNISQVVLQGLKDDRRSVWPGGLAIMIAVFDELGIESMEVTDAALRVGVLYDLLGRSQHDDMRFVTVEQFMQRYAVDREQAKRVGIHAAEFLSQLPKPDSEDREDNIALLQWAANLHEIGLSIAHNGYHKHSAYIAGNADMPGFSKNDQARLAALLIGHAGKLGKLANNSSFRDWRMLFCLRLSQVLCRGRSDIQLPKVKVSEVNGSYLVSLSKDWVDAHPLTEFSLLKEAAEWERIGRPYKVILR, from the coding sequence TTGGCTGTTAATAAAGATATTTCAGGAAATAATCCCCGCGATTTGGTGGCTGCAGTCGACCTTGGGTCTAATAGTTTCCGCATGCTTGTTGCTCAGGTGGTGAAAACACCATCGGGAACTCAGCTGCGCCCGATTGATACTCTGCGTGAGTCTGTACGTCTTGCGGCAGGTCTTACTGATAATAAGTTGTTGGGAAATGATGCCTATCAACGTGGCTTGACGGCTATTCGTCGCTTTGGTGAGCGCATTCGGGGTTTTGATCCTTCCAAGGTGCGCGCTGTTGCAACCAATACCTTAAGGGTGGCAAAGAATGCCCCCAGCTTTATTCGGGATGCCGAAGAGGCTTTAGGTTTCCCCATTGAAGTAATTGCGGGTGTTGAAGAGGCGCGTCTGATTTATATTGGCGCTGCTCATGAGGTCTCTGCTGTCCAGGGAAATCGCTTGGTGGTTGATATTGGCGGCGGTTCTACTGAATTCATCATCGGTAAAGGCTATGAGCCAAAGCTGATGGAGAGTCTCTATATTGGCTGTGTCTCGCATAGCTTACGATTTTTCCCTAAAGGCAATATTGATGCCCATGCCTTCAAAGAAGCAGAATTAGCGGCACGTCGAGAGATTCAGGTGATCTCTGGGGCTTACCTCAAAAGTGGCTGGAAACAGGTTATTGGCTCCTCTGGAACGGCTCGTGCTTTGGCAGACCTGATCGCAGAAAATAACTTTAATGGCCACCAAAGCGAAGGCTTGACCATGGGACGCGTGAATGGCGCTAATGGGCTCATTACTCGCGATGGCTTGAGATCCATGAAGAAGCATCTTCTCAAGTATGACAATATTAGTCAGGTAGTGCTGCAGGGCTTAAAGGATGATCGTAGATCGGTCTGGCCGGGTGGTTTAGCGATCATGATTGCTGTCTTCGATGAGCTGGGTATTGAGAGCATGGAGGTCACAGACGCAGCACTGCGCGTAGGAGTTTTATATGACCTGCTAGGCCGCTCACAACATGACGATATGCGCTTTGTCACAGTAGAGCAGTTTATGCAACGCTATGCTGTTGATCGCGAGCAGGCAAAGCGAGTAGGAATACACGCCGCAGAATTTTTATCTCAATTACCAAAGCCAGACTCTGAGGATCGTGAAGATAACATCGCCTTGTTGCAATGGGCTGCCAATCTTCATGAAATCGGTTTATCGATTGCTCACAACGGCTATCACAAGCATTCAGCATATATTGCAGGTAATGCGGATATGCCAGGCTTTTCAAAGAATGATCAGGCAAGGTTAGCTGCACTTCTCATTGGTCATGCCGGCAAGCTCGGAAAATTGGCGAATAATTCTAGTTTTAGAGATTGGCGAATGCTGTTCTGCTTACGCTTATCGCAGGTGCTTTGCCGCGGTAGAAGTGATATTCAACTTCCCAAAGTAAAGGTATCCGAAGTCAATGGCTCTTATTTAGTAAGCCTATCAAAAGATTGGGTAGACGCCCATCCTTTGACAGAGTTTAGTCTGCTCAAAGAAGCGGCCGAGTGGGAACGTATCGGCCGTCCATACAAGGTCATCTTGCGTTAA